A region of the Nodularia sp. LEGE 06071 genome:
GAGAAGGGCTAGATTAATGACTGATTTATAAGCTGATTCCCAAAACAGAAGTCAAACAATTGGGGATTTTAGATTTGGGTTAGCGAAGCGTATGCAGCGCAGCGAGTATTGTCGCTTGATTCCACAGATAAAGGGGCTTCTACCATTAGGGAACTATTAGTGAATAGTCAAAATTAAAAAAGCTTATTCTCTAGGCTTTTCGTTGACTTAAAATAGTTGTGCTATTGAGTTATTCACCATACAAACTGCATAAATTACTCTGGTGTATTTTATAAAAAATCTGGTAGTTTTTATCAAGTTTGTATGGCTTCTTTATAGCATAGGTTTCCTAGCATTTTTCTCTTCTGCTAGTAAAATCAAGAGTCTACGAGTCTCACATGAGCATAACATTATGTACGCAAATCATACTCCTAGCTGCCTACTTAATGACTTTCTTCTACTTTCTGAAGTCTTATTATAAAATTCAGCAAGCATTACAGTGGTGGTCTTCCAGGCAGTCTATTCAGCTTTTTTTGGAAGCTGAAAAAATTCGTGACGACTTATTACAGGAATCATTTATTATCCGTCGTAGTTTAGATTTGTTGACCATAGAACACCCAAATTTGTCACCCAAACAAACTCAGGAATGTTTAAAAAAAGTTGATGATTTTCATCATTCTTTAGTCAAATTAAGCGATCGCCTATTTCCCACATCACTACAAGATAGTCTACCTTTAGCGATTGAATATTTATTAAGACCGTGGCTAATATCCCATCCTTGCCGATATTTTTATATCGATATGCCAGCATCTTGGCGAGATGAACCAGCGGAACGCAGCATGATCGTTTTACGGGCTTTAGAGGAACTGCTAATCATCACCATACCAGAAATTGTTACCCCAGCATCTATATATATTAGTTTAAAACAACAGGAAAAGTTAGCTCAATTAATAGTAACAATTAGTTATCCAGATGTCTCAACACTTGTGTTTTATTCCCATCTACCTGAATTAGATTATCTTGGTCAAAGTTTTCGGGTTTTAACTGGGGGAAATTGCTTTTACAGTAGTCAAAACCTCAATGCTATTTGGTACTTTTCTTGGTAAGTTAACCAGAAAAGGACTTATTAATATTGGCACAAAATCTATAGGCAATTCTGATGATATCTGCAACCCCAGGTAATTAATATATATTAATTATCATATTTTTGTTGACTATTTATTTTAATTTATTAATTATAGCTGCGAAATAAATATTTCAGTCCAAATTGACAGGGTATTAATTATGAAACAAACGTTGACAGAAAAGGCATTAATCAAAATTTTGGTAATCGATGACCACGAACTAGTTTTAGGTGGCACAGTTGCAGTACTGAAAAATCATTATCCTGATGCCGAATTTATCACTGCCATCAACGCTGAAAATGCTCTGAATCAAATTACAAAATCGCAACCCGATTTAGTGGTGATGGATCTTTCTATCCCAGAACACGCCGGAACGACGGCGCGACCTGAAACAGGTGTGCAGCTGCTCAGAACTCTGATGAAAGACTATCAAAACCTAAATTTAGTTGTTCAAAGCGCCCATGTGAGAACCTTGGTAAGGGTTCGGCCTGACATTGACAGTCATAAGGGAGGTTTTACAATCGCCGATAAAAGCCTGACCACCCAAGAAATGTTAACCAGGGCAGATTGGGCATTACAGGGATTAACTCATACCAAAGATATCAAAGGAATACACTCTGGATTGGAGGTAAAACCAGTGTGGCTGCGAGTGCTAACTCTGGCATTTGAAGAAGGATTGCAAGATAAGACGATTGCCGAACGGATGTGTATATCTGAACGCATGGTGCGTCATTACTGGAGTAAGTTGCAAGACGCTCTCAATGTTTATCCGGAAAAAGGGAGAAATATCCGCATTCAAACCCAAATGCGCGCCAGAGAAGAAGGTTTGATTGATTAGCCGTGAAGCTCGTTGACTCAATAGGATATATTCTCTTGAACAGGTATGTTTTGAGAATCAACTAGCTCTATTAATTGACTTAGTAATCTGGTGAGGTTAGTAGCTAGTTAGAGTTTTGCTCTCTAAAGCTGACAAACGCGAATAAACACTCACATTTGAGCCAAAATTCCTGTCATCTACCAACTAGGTGACAGAATTAGCAGTAAAATAACTTCATGCTACTAGGATTTAAGACCCAACTCAAAGTAAACAAGCAACAACGAATACTACTGGCGCAACACGCAGGAGTAGCCAGACACGCTTGGAATTGTGGTTTAGCACTTTGTCAGCAAGTATTACTACATAACAAACATAACTCAGAACACCCGAAGGGTGATGCTCCTAACGTCGCTAACGCTGCCCTAACGCAGTCGCCTACACAGGGAAACCCACCTGTAGCACTCTCTCAAAAAATTAAATTTCCCACAGCCATAGATTTACATAAATGGTTAGTAGCATCCATTAAATCTACCCATCCTTGGTATTATCAAGTATCGAAATGCGCTCCTCAATACGCATTAAGATATCTCTCAGAAGCCTTTAAAGGCTTCTTTAAGAAAACCAAAGGATTTCCTAAATTTAAGAAAAAAGGGAAACAAGACTCATTTACCTTAGATGGTGCCATTCACATTCACCAGAGAAAAGTAAAAGTTCCCATAATCGGTTGGATAAAAACCTATGAGACGCTCCCCACAGGATATAAACCGAAATCAGTCACCATAAGTAAACAAGCTGATAAATGGTTTATCTCATGGAAAATAGAAGTAGAAACCAGTAGTTCGACTTCCTTCGACTGCGCTCAGGACAGGTCGCTCACTAACCATGAGACACCTAAACAGCAAGAGTTTGTAGGCGTGGACTTAGGAATAAATCATCTAGCCACATTATCAACAGGAGAAATATTTGATGGAGTCAGAAGCTATAAAAAGTATGAGTCTAAATTAGCCAGAATACAATATTTGCACCGACATAAACAAAAAGGTTCAAATAACTATAGAAAAGCCTGTGTAAACATAGCGAGATTACACCAGAAGATAGCCAATATCAGAAAAGATACATTACATAAAATAACGACTTATATCAGCAAAAACCACGCGGTTATAGGAATAGAAGATTTAAATGTATCCGGGATGTTAGCCAATGGAAAGTTATCAAAAGCTATAGCTGATATGGGTTTTTATGAATTGAGGAGGCAGTTAGAATATAAAACCCAACTCTATGGAAGTAAGTTAGTAATTGTGGATAGATTTTATCCCAGTAGTAAGACTTGCTCCCACTGTGGACAGAAAAAAACATCTCTGTCATTATCTCAAAGAGTGTTTCAATGTGATCACTGCGGCTTTGAGTGTGACAGAGATGTAAATGCTGCCATCAACCTCAAACAAGAAGCGGTCAGATTGACCGTGTTAGCCTGTGGACTAGATAGTGCCGACACGAATAGGATGAAGCAGGAAGAAAAAGCTGGCATTTGTTAGCATTTGTTAGCTTTTTTGAATCGGTTAATACAGTAATTGTCTAACTCACCTGAAGTAACAGTCTCACCTGATTACTGACTGATGACGATTGACAGGCTGAAATTTAAAGTCTACGGCAAAAGCTTATGTATCCTGGCGCTTGGAGAAAAATCAAAGAGGAAATTTCTATTTGGCGTGTAGGGACTTTACCAGGAATGGTGATTATCGCCCTAGTAATTATACTGAGATTCACAGGTGCAATCCAATCATTGGAGTGGCTGGCCTTGGATAACTTTCTGCGTATCCGCCCGGAAGAACCCAGAGATGAGCGAATTCTACTGGTAGGGATTAATGAAGATGATATCCGCAGTCTGCACAATTATCCCATATCAGATCGCGACTTGGCTGCACTGTTATTAAAATTGCAGAGTTATAACCCCAGGGTGATTGGTTTGGATATATATCGAGACTTACCAGTTAATCCTGGACATACTGAACTGGTTGCAGTTTTCCAACAATTCCGCAATTTAATTGCTATTGAAAAAGTCTTACCGGAACAAATTTCTCCCCCACCAGCATTACCACCGGAACAATTGGGTTTTGCTGATCAGATTCTGGATAATGATGGCAAATTAAGACGTATTTTGTTGGGGACACCAACGCCTGAAGCCTACAAATTATCGTTGTCTTTGCGCCTAGCCAAGGCTTACTTAGCTGATGCAGGACTGAAGTTAGAAAATGGCATCCGCGATCGCGCTACGATGAGGTTTGGCAATACAGAACTACCCCGGTTTTTATCCAACACTGGAGGCTATGTACTAACTGATGCCGGTGGAGTTCAGGGACTACTGAATTTTCGCAGTGGTAAAGAAAGATTTAGAATTGTCTCCTTGAGGGATATCACCAGCAATAATTTTAATCCTGACTGGATACGCGATCGCATTGTGATTATTGGCATAACTGCTTCTAGTCGCAAAGACTTTATCACTACTGCTGCGGTTAAATCCAGCAAACCTGCAAAAGGACGCGTTTATGGTTTAGAAATCCAAGCTCATACTGTAAGTCAAATTATCAGTGCTGTCTTGGACTCTCGGCCACTCTTAAAGACCTGGCATGATATATGGGAATACCTGTGGATTATTGCTTGGGGCTGCTTAGGAATTATCATTGCTGGACTCACAAAATCACCGTTGACAAATCTGGGATTTTTTAGTCTGGCTAGCCTTAGCCTAGTGGTGTGGAGTTATTTCCTTTTGATTTGGGGTTGGTGGGTTCCAGTCATACCAGCAATTATAGTTTTAGCTTTAAATAGTATAGAACTTACAGCTTTATATCAATATGATTTTGCCTTAAGGTCTGGTATCCAAGTTCGCCAAGCCATCATTGAACGCACATTTGAAACGATTCACAATGGCCCACTACAAAGCCTGGCTACAGTTTTAAAGTTAGTTCGCAGCCAAGATTTGCCCATAGAGGAGTTACGACCAGAACTAGAAAAAGAAATTGAGAAATTGAACCACGAACTCCGGGGAATCTATGAATTTTTACAACGTGAACCCCTCGCTCAAGATAACAGTCTTTATTTAGGCAACAGCCTCATTCTGAATTTAAAAGATCCTGTGCATGAAATTCTTTATCAAGTTTACAGCTATACCTTAGAGCGAGACCTTCCCGGTTTTAAAACCATCAGGGTAAAAATCCGCACTTTTGAGCCTATCGATGAGCGCTTCTTGAATATTGAACTCAAGCGAGGACTATGCCGATTTCTCGAAGAAGCTTTGTGTAATGTCGGTAAGCACGCCACAGGAGTCACTCGTCTTGAAGTTACTTGCTCTGCATCTGAAGGCTGGTACACCTTGAGCATTGTAGATGATGGACTAGGCAACAATTCATCCAAAGAAGGTCGGGGAACTCAACAGTTCAGAAATTTAGAGCGACAACTGAAGGGGAAGTTTCGGCGAGTAGTTCTTTCTCCCAAAGGATATCTGTGTGAATTATCTTGGACTGCATCCAAGTTTTGGTGGCGATAAACAACTGCAATAAATGTCCTTTTTAGTAATTCTGATTTTATGTGAAGCTTATGTATTTTTTTGATTATTCATTCATCAAAAGTACACATACTACTAAAGGTCAGATATGTTATATATCTAAAGGCAGAATATTGAGAATATTTCAACTTATTTTAGTGTCTCAAGTGACTGTAATCCTTGACTGTGATGATATCTAGTTATCTCAAATTGCTTGTTACTAGCTATTTGTCATCAGAATAACTGCAAAGCAATTGGTGTAAAAATAGTGAATACATCCCATTGTCACCAGATCAGCTTCCTTAATCTTGTATTAACCTGAATAGTTACTGAAAATAGATAAATTAATGTAATCGTAACTCAGAAAATATGCTGAATTTAAAGTGTATAATCAAACTGAATAAATAACAAAGCTGGTTGGTTTAAATAAAAAGTAAAACTTGTAAATTTTTTGGTTCATTTCGTCAGTGCAATGCCGCACGAATAAAGATGATGACTCGTATTGATAGGCTCTTGCACAAACTTTTTAGTGCCAAAGTTTTAACGGTTTGTGTTTTGATCATGACACTGGCTGTAAATTACCCTGTAACAACGGCATATCAGCCACCTTCAGATCAGAAACCCCCTAGTGGTTATTCAGATTCATCAGGTGTCAGGTAAACTACCCAAAACATAAATTATCCCCAGTCCCCAATCCCCAATCACTGTGGCTTCTGATACTTGCCAGGATACTTCCGTTGAAAGTAGTCTTCCATAATTTCTAACATCATTGGGCCTGCAAGACTACCACCACCACCACCAGAATGTTCGGCAAAAGCTACGATGACAACTTCTGGTTGATCTGCCGGGGCGTAAGCACCAAACCAAGCATGATTTCTTTTCACCCCACGCTGCCATGCTTCAGCTGTACCTGTTTTACCAGCCACAGGGGGAAGTGTAGGCTTATTCAAAACTTGACCAGTACCGTGAGTTATGACCTTCCTGAGTCCGTCACGGAGAACTTTAACGGTTGTCGGCTTCATGTTCACAGATTCTCGCCAGCTTCTGGCTTCTTCATTATCTTTGAGCAAATGGGGTTGGACTCTGTAGCCGCCATTTGCTGGAACGGCAAACATGACAGCAACTTGCAACGGAGTAGTTGATAAAGCACCTTGACCAATTGACATATTAATGCTGTCGCCGATAGTCCAAGGCATCTTCCACTCTTTTCGCTTCCATTGGTCATCTGGTACTAAGCCTGCTGTTTCTTCCGAGGCAAACTCAAAGCCAGTTTTTTCACCAAAACCAAATTTACGAGTCCATTCAATCAAAGTGGGACCACCCACGGCTCTACCTATTTGATAAAAGAAAGTATCACTACTCCACTGCATGGCTCCCACAAAACCTAAAGGCCCGAATCCGGCGTGGTTCCATTCACCAAATCTCCTCCCACCAATAGTTAGAGAACCGTAGGTTTGGAGAACTGTATTCGGAGAAAATTTACCTGATTCCAGCCCAGCCGCCGTAGTCACAATTTTGAAGGTACTGGCGGGAGGAAAAGCACTCAGAGCGCGATTAACTAAAGGATTGTTTGCACCTTGGACAGTTTCCCAATCTTTTTCGGTGAGTTTTTGTTTAGAGAAGATATTGGGGTCAAAGGTGGGGCGAGACACCATCGCTAAGACTGCACCATTTTTGGGGTCAAGTGCCACAATAGCCCCGTTGTAATTGCCCAAAGCTTTGTTGGCGGCTATTTGCAGATTTAAATCTATGGTTAAATTTAAATCTTGACCGGATTTTGCCTGTTTCTCTCCCAATACCCGAATCGGACGACCAGCGCCATCGACTTCTACTTGCTGACCGCCCCATTCACCCCGGAGAAGCTTTTCGTAAGCCTTTTCCGACCCCATCTGACCAATCACATCTCCTAATCGATAGCCTGAATCTTGCTTCTGTTTTAACTGTTCGGGAGTTAATTCGCGCGTATAGCCCAGCACATGAGCTAGTTCTTTGCCGTGGGGGTAATAGCGAACGGCTTCTGTATGGATTTCGACATCTTGTAATTCGTTTTCATACTCTTTTAGACCAGTAATTTGGGCTTCAGTCAAGTCACGAGCAATGCGAATGAGTGAAGAAGAGTTGGGGCCAGCCTCTTCTAATGTTTTTTCTATTTCCTCTTTGGGGATATCCAGAATTTTCTCTAGACGTGAACCGACAACCGACCACTCGGCTTTGGTATGGGCCATTGGCCACAGATATACAGAACGAGGAGAACGGGTACTGGCTAAAAGTTTGCCATTCCGGTCAAAAATATTACCCCTTTCTGGTTGTTTGGGAATAATCCGCAACCGGTTAGCCTCTGCTTTTGAGCGGTGGTGCGCTCCTTCGACAATTTGCAAGTATGCCAAACGAATGCCGATTCCAGTGGTCATCAATAGGGTAAATGCAATTAAAAATACGGACTGAAAACTTCGTCCAACTGTTCGTGTATTTTTTTCTCCGCCAAGTGGAGATGTTTGCCATAAAGTCATAAGACAAAGAAATTTTCTAAACTAGGATTAATATGTATAGAATTATGCTAAATCCCCGGTAGGCATTTAGTACCAAAGCGATCGCCTGACCTCTGAACTGTCAATCATCTTTTATACTGCATAATTTGTTTAGTCTCCAGTCCTAACTACTGAATTATAAGTTTTAATAGACTACATTAACGGATAACATCACCTAAAATCAGAGCATTCTACTGAGGATTATGGCTCAAACAGTCGCGCAAAATCAGAATAAAATCACAACGTCTGGGACACTGGATGTGGAACTGCGTCACGTGTTCAAGTTTTTTAACAAAGAACCAGCAGTACATGGAGTAGATTTGGATGTCAGACAGGGAGAGTTTTTTAGCATTTTAGGCCCTTCTGGTTGTGGGAAGACTACCATACTACGCTTAATCGCTGGATTTGAGATGACTGATGCTGGTAAGGTCTTGATTCAGGGTGAGTCGATGTCTCATGTCCCTGCTTATCGCCGACCCGTGAATACAGTCTTCCAGAGCTATGCTTTGTTTAACCATATGAATGTGTGGGATAACATTGCTTTTGGACTGCGCCTCCACAAAAAACTCCGCAAATCAGAAATCGAAACCAGAGTTAAAGAAGCTTTAATGCTGGTAAAAATGGAAAATTTGCGATCGCGCTTTCCGCATCAACTCTCTGGTGGTCAACAGCAACGGGTAGCTTTAGCCAGGGCTTTAGTCAATCGCCCCACTGTCTTATTGCTAGATGAACCTTTGGGGGCTTTAGATTTAAAACTGCGTAAAGATATGCAGGTTGAGTTATCCAATTTACATCAAGATTTAGGATTGACCTTTATCATGGTGACACATGATCAGGAAGAGGCGCTATCCTTGAGCGATCGCATCGCCGTGATGAATCAAGGCAAAATTGAGCAAGTCGGTACTCCTAGAGAAATTTACGAACATCCCCAAACAGCCTTTGTCGCTGATTTTATCGGTGATACTAATTTATTTAGTGGTGAAATCACGAGCGTAGAATCTTCCTCAGTCACAATTGAGTCAAAAGCTGGCTGGAAAATAGTTGTTACCCGTTGTGCAGACACACCATCAGAATTATCCCAAGCCGTCGTGGTGAGTGTGCGTCCGGAAAAAATTCAACTCTCACTGTATCAGCCTAATCTCCTGAATAACTGCTTTGAAGGGAGGTTGGGAAATGTCATGTATTTAGGAACTCATGTTAATTATCTAGTGGAATTGACTAACGGTATGAGTATCAATGTTTTGCAACCCAATACCTTTGGGAATTTGCCAGACCGTGACACACCTATTTATGCTTGGTGGGCAGAAAGTGACTGTGTAGCTATTAATCAGTAGTCCCACAATTTTAGATTTTGGATTGACCCCACAGATAAATCTGGGAGCTTGTACGATTAAGGAACTATCGGTAATGATCAAAAACAGACGGCAATTTTTACAAGCGATCGCCACACTTTCTGGTTTCTCCTTAGCTAGTTGTGGCTGGCGGTTGGGTAATGTCAAATCTACTACTCTATCTCGTCCTAGTGATCAACTGTATCTATTCACTTGGGAGCAGTATTCCGATCAAAAATTACTCCAAACATTTACCAGCCAAATCGGCATGAAAGTGTTGGTAGATATTTATGATTCCAACGAAGTGATGCTGGCTAAACTGTTAGCTGGTGGTGGTGGTGCTTATAGTGTGATCTATCCATCAGACTATATGGTGCAGAAGATGAACGAGCAAGATTTATTAACCGAAATTAATCACGATCGCTTAATTGGATTAGATAATTTATTTCCGCAATTTAAAAGTCCCAGTTATGACCGGAACAACCGTCATAGTATCCCTTTTAATTGGGGAACCACGGGTTTTATTTACAATTCTGCCCTATTGAAAGATCCACCCCAAGATTGGGACTATCTTTGGCAAAATCAACAACTCCTGAATCGCCGGATCACCTTGTTAAATGATGTCCGGGAAGTCATGGGTGCAGTCTTGCGAATGTTAGGTTATTCTTACAACTCTCAGGACGAAAAGCAAATCCAAGAAGCTTATGAAAAATTAGTAGAATTAAAACCTGCGATCGCCTCTTTTAATACTGACGCTTGGCAAAACCAACTCTTAGCCGGAGATTTAACTTTAGCCATGTGTTACTCAGCAGATGCTATCCGCATTACCCAGGAAAATCCCAAATTTAAATATGTCATTCCTCGCAGTGGTTCTTCACTATGGACTGATACAATTGTGATCCCGAAAACAGCACCTAATTTAGATGGTGCTTATGCTTGGATTAACTATATGTTGCAACCAGAAGTAGCCGCCAGCATCAGTCAACGTCTCAGCATTGCTACTCCTAATATTGCCGGTTTTGAACAATTACCCGAATATATCCAAAAGGATCTGAATTGGTTTCCCCCGGAAGTGCTACTAGAAAAGTGCGAACGCATTGAGCCATTGGGTGATTTTGAAGATGTTTATGAGCGTTATTGGACTAAATTAAGTATTAGTTAATAGTTGATAAAATTAATTATTGTGTCTAGCAAAAATCGTCCCACTGAAATGAAATTAGCCGATGAAAGTGCCGATATTAAAAAAGTCAATTTTCACCCCATTAATTGGCTGCAACCTTTAGTATTACTAGCACCATCTGGACTTTGGTTATTATTGTTGCTCGTGCTACCGACATTGCTGATTTTGCAGTTGAGCCTAGTTCCCAATATTAGACCAGGGGATATAGTCAATCCCAGTGGACTCGATAACTATCTGCGGATACTAGATCCCTTATACCTCCAAGTTATTTGGCGATCGCTACAATTGGCAATGGGGACAACGATCATTTGCTTAATTTTAGGCTTTCCCGTCGCCTATTGGATTGCTCAAATCGCACCACAGCGCTGGCGAAACTTGCTGCTGTTAGCCTTTGTCCTACCTTTATGGACATCCTCTTTGCTGCGTTCTTATGCCTGGATTACAATTTTACGTCCCACAGGATTACTCAATAGTATTCTCAGCAGTTTAGGCTTACCCACATTAGAATTACTTAACCGGATTCCCGCCGTATTAATTGGCATGAGCTATAGTTTATTACCCTATATGGTATTAATCCTCTATGCCTCCCTAGAAAAACTAGACAAGCGATTATTAGAAGCCGCCGCCGATTTAGGGGCAAATTCCCGACAAACCTTTGCCAAAGTCACCATACCCCAAGTTTTGCCAGGAATTACAGCTGGGACAATGTTGGTTTTCATCATCGGATTAGGGGATTTTATTGAACCAGAATTATTGGGTGGAGCTTCTAGTATGACAGCAGCCCGTTTGGTATATAATCAGTTTCTCGGAGCTACCCAAAATTGGGGCTTTGGTTCAGCCTTGAGTATGACATTAATTTTGGTGATTAGTATTGCGATCGCCCTTTTAATTAAGTTTGGTGAAGTTAGAGACAATGGCTAATGCTGTAGTTCAAGAACACCTATTAGCACCCAACTTCTGAAACAAGTCGGGTATCTTCTTGCTCACCAATAATACTAAATGGGTTCTATACAATTACCAAAGAAGTGGAATCTGGCTCTTCTTGATGAATCAAATTATTGACAATAGAGAGAAATTCATGCTCTAAATAAGGCTTCGTCAAGTAAGCATTTGCACCGAGTTCATGGGCTAGCTGACGATGTTTGTCCGCACTGCGAGAAGTCAGAATTACTATTGGTATATTGACGAAATTGGGGTTTTGACGGAGATTACTTAACAATTCAAAACCATTCATCCGCGGCATTTCTAAATCAGAGATAATCACCTGAATTTCAGCATGGCGTTGCAACTGTTCTAGAGCTTCTACACCATTTTGTGCCTGTATGACTTGATACCCAGATTTTTGCAACGTCAGAGAAAGGGTTTGCCTGAGACTAATGGCATCATCTACGACTAAAATCACTTTTGGAGCTTTGTGAGTTGATTCTAGAGCCTGACTTCGTGGTTTTTCCAGAGTATTTGTAGGCGCAGAGGCAGTTAATAAAGGCATATTTGGAGCAGTATACCCTGACATCGCCAAGGCTTTTTGGTCTGAATTATAAGCTGTAGGCAGCAGTGCGGTCATATCACCCTGGGCTGGGCTTGACTTCGACTCCATCAGCAGTGTACCGTCAATGACTAAGATCAGGTTACCGTTGGCTAAACTACTACAACCATAAACATATTTTGGGGGAGCGATCGCATTTCCCAAAGGTCTAATTACTAATTCCTGCTCACCAATTATTTGGTCAACTTCTAAACCAAAAACCCCCTGATTTCGCCGTAGTAGCAATACAGGATTTTTCATGACTCCGGCTTCATGGGTAATTGATGTATCGTC
Encoded here:
- a CDS encoding response regulator; this encodes MKQTLTEKALIKILVIDDHELVLGGTVAVLKNHYPDAEFITAINAENALNQITKSQPDLVVMDLSIPEHAGTTARPETGVQLLRTLMKDYQNLNLVVQSAHVRTLVRVRPDIDSHKGGFTIADKSLTTQEMLTRADWALQGLTHTKDIKGIHSGLEVKPVWLRVLTLAFEEGLQDKTIAERMCISERMVRHYWSKLQDALNVYPEKGRNIRIQTQMRAREEGLID
- a CDS encoding CHASE2 domain-containing protein, yielding MYPGAWRKIKEEISIWRVGTLPGMVIIALVIILRFTGAIQSLEWLALDNFLRIRPEEPRDERILLVGINEDDIRSLHNYPISDRDLAALLLKLQSYNPRVIGLDIYRDLPVNPGHTELVAVFQQFRNLIAIEKVLPEQISPPPALPPEQLGFADQILDNDGKLRRILLGTPTPEAYKLSLSLRLAKAYLADAGLKLENGIRDRATMRFGNTELPRFLSNTGGYVLTDAGGVQGLLNFRSGKERFRIVSLRDITSNNFNPDWIRDRIVIIGITASSRKDFITTAAVKSSKPAKGRVYGLEIQAHTVSQIISAVLDSRPLLKTWHDIWEYLWIIAWGCLGIIIAGLTKSPLTNLGFFSLASLSLVVWSYFLLIWGWWVPVIPAIIVLALNSIELTALYQYDFALRSGIQVRQAIIERTFETIHNGPLQSLATVLKLVRSQDLPIEELRPELEKEIEKLNHELRGIYEFLQREPLAQDNSLYLGNSLILNLKDPVHEILYQVYSYTLERDLPGFKTIRVKIRTFEPIDERFLNIELKRGLCRFLEEALCNVGKHATGVTRLEVTCSASEGWYTLSIVDDGLGNNSSKEGRGTQQFRNLERQLKGKFRRVVLSPKGYLCELSWTASKFWWR
- a CDS encoding ABC transporter ATP-binding protein produces the protein MAQTVAQNQNKITTSGTLDVELRHVFKFFNKEPAVHGVDLDVRQGEFFSILGPSGCGKTTILRLIAGFEMTDAGKVLIQGESMSHVPAYRRPVNTVFQSYALFNHMNVWDNIAFGLRLHKKLRKSEIETRVKEALMLVKMENLRSRFPHQLSGGQQQRVALARALVNRPTVLLLDEPLGALDLKLRKDMQVELSNLHQDLGLTFIMVTHDQEEALSLSDRIAVMNQGKIEQVGTPREIYEHPQTAFVADFIGDTNLFSGEITSVESSSVTIESKAGWKIVVTRCADTPSELSQAVVVSVRPEKIQLSLYQPNLLNNCFEGRLGNVMYLGTHVNYLVELTNGMSINVLQPNTFGNLPDRDTPIYAWWAESDCVAINQ
- a CDS encoding extracellular solute-binding protein, producing MKNRRQFLQAIATLSGFSLASCGWRLGNVKSTTLSRPSDQLYLFTWEQYSDQKLLQTFTSQIGMKVLVDIYDSNEVMLAKLLAGGGGAYSVIYPSDYMVQKMNEQDLLTEINHDRLIGLDNLFPQFKSPSYDRNNRHSIPFNWGTTGFIYNSALLKDPPQDWDYLWQNQQLLNRRITLLNDVREVMGAVLRMLGYSYNSQDEKQIQEAYEKLVELKPAIASFNTDAWQNQLLAGDLTLAMCYSADAIRITQENPKFKYVIPRSGSSLWTDTIVIPKTAPNLDGAYAWINYMLQPEVAASISQRLSIATPNIAGFEQLPEYIQKDLNWFPPEVLLEKCERIEPLGDFEDVYERYWTKLSIS
- the mrdA gene encoding penicillin-binding protein 2 — translated: MTLWQTSPLGGEKNTRTVGRSFQSVFLIAFTLLMTTGIGIRLAYLQIVEGAHHRSKAEANRLRIIPKQPERGNIFDRNGKLLASTRSPRSVYLWPMAHTKAEWSVVGSRLEKILDIPKEEIEKTLEEAGPNSSSLIRIARDLTEAQITGLKEYENELQDVEIHTEAVRYYPHGKELAHVLGYTRELTPEQLKQKQDSGYRLGDVIGQMGSEKAYEKLLRGEWGGQQVEVDGAGRPIRVLGEKQAKSGQDLNLTIDLNLQIAANKALGNYNGAIVALDPKNGAVLAMVSRPTFDPNIFSKQKLTEKDWETVQGANNPLVNRALSAFPPASTFKIVTTAAGLESGKFSPNTVLQTYGSLTIGGRRFGEWNHAGFGPLGFVGAMQWSSDTFFYQIGRAVGGPTLIEWTRKFGFGEKTGFEFASEETAGLVPDDQWKRKEWKMPWTIGDSINMSIGQGALSTTPLQVAVMFAVPANGGYRVQPHLLKDNEEARSWRESVNMKPTTVKVLRDGLRKVITHGTGQVLNKPTLPPVAGKTGTAEAWQRGVKRNHAWFGAYAPADQPEVVIVAFAEHSGGGGGSLAGPMMLEIMEDYFQRKYPGKYQKPQ
- a CDS encoding RNA-guided endonuclease InsQ/TnpB family protein, which encodes MLLGFKTQLKVNKQQRILLAQHAGVARHAWNCGLALCQQVLLHNKHNSEHPKGDAPNVANAALTQSPTQGNPPVALSQKIKFPTAIDLHKWLVASIKSTHPWYYQVSKCAPQYALRYLSEAFKGFFKKTKGFPKFKKKGKQDSFTLDGAIHIHQRKVKVPIIGWIKTYETLPTGYKPKSVTISKQADKWFISWKIEVETSSSTSFDCAQDRSLTNHETPKQQEFVGVDLGINHLATLSTGEIFDGVRSYKKYESKLARIQYLHRHKQKGSNNYRKACVNIARLHQKIANIRKDTLHKITTYISKNHAVIGIEDLNVSGMLANGKLSKAIADMGFYELRRQLEYKTQLYGSKLVIVDRFYPSSKTCSHCGQKKTSLSLSQRVFQCDHCGFECDRDVNAAINLKQEAVRLTVLACGLDSADTNRMKQEEKAGIC
- a CDS encoding ABC transporter permease, with amino-acid sequence MKLADESADIKKVNFHPINWLQPLVLLAPSGLWLLLLLVLPTLLILQLSLVPNIRPGDIVNPSGLDNYLRILDPLYLQVIWRSLQLAMGTTIICLILGFPVAYWIAQIAPQRWRNLLLLAFVLPLWTSSLLRSYAWITILRPTGLLNSILSSLGLPTLELLNRIPAVLIGMSYSLLPYMVLILYASLEKLDKRLLEAAADLGANSRQTFAKVTIPQVLPGITAGTMLVFIIGLGDFIEPELLGGASSMTAARLVYNQFLGATQNWGFGSALSMTLILVISIAIALLIKFGEVRDNG